From the genome of uncultured Bacteroides sp.:
TACCCCATCAGATATTTTGATCTTTCCAAAGAATTCTTTCTGAGGGGCCGGAGATTTATTCACAATAATCTTAAGATCATAACATTTTTCTATTTTGCTCATTATTTTCAGGAAAGAATCTCCTTTGAAACTCAGGATACCATCTCGCCAATTAAAAGCATCCATATCAGGAATATCTCTTACTGCGAGTTTGCCGTTAACAGTATATACTTGTTCGTTTGGAGAAAGGGAAATATCCTCTTGAGCATTTGTATTGCTCACTACCTTAACTTTACCTCTAACTAAAGAAGTTAAAAAGTCTCTACTATCCGGATAAGCTTCAACATCAAAAGATGTTCCCAAAACTTCCACGTTATACTTTTGAGTTTCAACAACGAAAGGCATTTTTTCATTATGAGTCACATCAAAAAAGGCTTCACCTTTCAGTTTAACTTCACGTTTATTACCTGCAAAAAAAGTTGGATATTGAAGCTCTGACAGGGAATTCATGCACACTTTTGTTCCATCGGGTAATGTAATATTAACCCGCTGACCTGCAGGAACTGTAATAGTATTTGTCAAGGCTAGTAATTTGCCACGTTCTCTATTAACAAAATAAAATCCTAAGCCAAAAGTTATTAATACCACAGCTGCTACTTTTAGCACTTCTTTTGCCCAACCAGGAATAGAAAACGCTTTTCTTTGTTGCATACTATTTTCATCAGCATGCAAAAGCATTGCATCAAAGAACTTTCTTTCTTTGAGAAACTCGTCTCTATTTTCAGGATTCTGGTCGATCCAGGCAAGTACCTGCATTTCCTGCTCTATGGTAGCATCGCCATTAAAAAAATGATATAATATTTCTTTGTCCATATACTATAATAGCACCTGAACAAATTGTATCCCTGAAAAAAAAGATGTTTTTTTTAAAAAAATATGCAGAAATAAAAAAATAGCCTAATTAGGCCATTTATACTGAAGAATAAATAGCAATACTGGAAAATAGTCTTTTAGTGCAATCCTTAATATTTTCATCGCTTTAGACACCTCAAACTCAACACTCTTGACGGTAATATTAAGATCGAAGGCTATTTCCTTATAACTTTGATTTTGATAACGGCTTCTCAGAAAAATATCTTTTGTCCGATTGGGTAAAGTCGAAATTGCTTCATTGATAAGCTTGTTAACCTCTTTGGAAAAAAGTTCCTGAGGATTGCATGCTTCAAGTGTTTCAATATTAGTTTGGATCACTCTGAAATTATGATTAAGTAAATCTTCCTCGACCTTTTCTCTCACACTCCTTGATCGCAGATGATTAAGACATTTATGCTTTATAATGGTTAATATATAGGCTGGTATATTAGAATCTTCAGATAAAGATCCTCTGTTTTCCCAGTAATACATAAAGCTATCCATCACAATATCTTCGGCAGCAGATGTATCTCGTAAATATGTATTCGCAAATCGTATAAAACGATGTTGATAATCAGCAAAGACTTTATTAAATAGAAGGGTATTTGATTCGTTTTGTAAGGACATAATAAGAAGATGTAGATTAGGAAAGATTTAGATAATAAAATAATTTAGGTTCGGCAAAAAAAACAACAATTTTGCAACTACAAGCCGGGACCTATAGCATATCTCATTTAGTATTTATCGGTGATTGGCACAAATATATGCTTTTTTTTGTTACCATATGTGATAATTATTAAAAAAATATCAGAAACATAACCTGCACAACTTTCTCAATCTACTTTGATAGAAAAAAATGCGGTACAGATATTCTCCGTACCGCACTATATATTTACTGTATAAATAGTATCTTATTCTTTCGCAGGTGTTTGTTCCAAAGTTGCAATAAGAAAATCATAGAATTTCTTCACAGAAGGAATATAAACACATTCGTCTGGAGAGTGAGGAGATTGCAGAGTTGGTCCGAAAGATATCATATCTAATCCTGAGATATTAGCACCAATAATACCACATTCCAAACCGGCATGAATAACTTTCACCTTTGCTTCTTCGCCAAACTGTGATTTATATGAAGCTTTCATTGCATGAAGAATAGGAGAATTCACATCTGGATCCCATCCTGAATAGGCCCCAGACATTTCTACCTTGGCTCCTGCCATATTGAAACAACATTCAATGCTTGTTGTGAGATATTCCTTCATTGAGTCGGAAGCACTTCTGGCCAGAATCTTAACCTCTCCCACCCCATCAGCAACCTTAACAATTGCAAGATTTGAAGATGTTTCTACTGTATCCGGAATAGAAGGGATATTTCTCATTACACCATTCTGACAGGCAAAAATGGAGTTGATAATATC
Proteins encoded in this window:
- a CDS encoding FecR family protein, translating into MDKEILYHFFNGDATIEQEMQVLAWIDQNPENRDEFLKERKFFDAMLLHADENSMQQRKAFSIPGWAKEVLKVAAVVLITFGLGFYFVNRERGKLLALTNTITVPAGQRVNITLPDGTKVCMNSLSELQYPTFFAGNKREVKLKGEAFFDVTHNEKMPFVVETQKYNVEVLGTSFDVEAYPDSRDFLTSLVRGKVKVVSNTNAQEDISLSPNEQVYTVNGKLAVRDIPDMDAFNWRDGILSFKGDSFLKIMSKIEKCYDLKIIVNKSPAPQKEFFGKIKISDGVDHILRVLQKNTQFKYRWDDNMRVIYIE
- a CDS encoding RNA polymerase sigma-70 factor, which produces MSLQNESNTLLFNKVFADYQHRFIRFANTYLRDTSAAEDIVMDSFMYYWENRGSLSEDSNIPAYILTIIKHKCLNHLRSRSVREKVEEDLLNHNFRVIQTNIETLEACNPQELFSKEVNKLINEAISTLPNRTKDIFLRSRYQNQSYKEIAFDLNITVKSVEFEVSKAMKILRIALKDYFPVLLFILQYKWPN